The Pseudosulfitobacter pseudonitzschiae genome includes a region encoding these proteins:
- a CDS encoding DUF3237 domain-containing protein, which translates to MKLLKPTLEHVCTLGVELGSIRELGQGRAGARRIIPIIGGTVSGPQLNGKIMNVGADWQTVFDSGMAELDTRYAMETDDGAVIEIINYGYRDGAPEVLAALGRGEPVPPEDYYMRTHARLETGDARYEWVNRTLFVGTGARNKSSVKVELYALR; encoded by the coding sequence ATGAAATTACTGAAACCGACGCTGGAACATGTTTGCACGCTGGGCGTGGAGCTGGGTTCGATCCGCGAGTTGGGTCAGGGTCGGGCAGGGGCGCGGCGGATTATTCCGATCATTGGCGGTACTGTTTCGGGGCCGCAGCTGAATGGCAAGATCATGAACGTCGGAGCTGACTGGCAGACTGTTTTCGACAGTGGCATGGCCGAACTTGATACACGCTATGCGATGGAAACTGATGATGGTGCGGTGATCGAGATTATCAACTATGGGTATCGCGATGGGGCACCCGAAGTTCTGGCCGCTCTTGGTCGGGGCGAGCCTGTGCCGCCCGAAGACTACTATATGCGCACCCATGCGCGGCTGGAAACGGGCGATGCGCGGTATGAGTGGGTGAACCGCACGTTGTTCGTGGGAACCGGCGCGCGCAACAAATCTTCGGTCAAGGTCGAGTTGTACGCGCTGCGCTAA
- the ggt gene encoding gamma-glutamyltransferase, whose amino-acid sequence MRKTLTLIAALAAGSAVAQQAADAVQPEATTTGGFAAMSRQVAVALKAKDDGLPVTGQTWMVAAANPHAVQAGADVLAAGGTAADALVAVQAVLGLVEPQSSGLGGGAFLVWYDADSDALTTLGGRETAPLAATPTRFQDANGEPLKFYDAVVGGLSVGVPGTPALLATAQAKWGTGDWADLLQPAIALAQGGFDVSPRLAGLVAADADRLAQFETTASYFLPDGQPVQAGQRLTNVAYADTLLALAADPDAFYTGAIAQDIVDTVNAAVPSGGLLTTLDFSLYTTRERAAVCAPFQDHEVCGMGPPSSGALTVGQILGMLDHYDLAALGPADPQAWRLIGDASRLAFADRGRYMADSDFVPMPTKGLVDPAYLAERAKLLAGDDALPEVSPGNPEWDHAMIWADDESIELPSTSHISIVDSFGNVASMTTTIENGFGSRLMVRGFLLNNELTDFSFRTHSDGVPIANRLEPGKRPRSSMAPTIVMKDGAPVLAIGSPGGSRIIGYVAQAIIAHLAWGMDVQQAVAMPHAVNRFGAYDLEADTTAAELQGPLGEMGFDVGTRELNSGLHAIAIGDGLTGGADPRREGIALGD is encoded by the coding sequence ATGCGTAAGACACTGACATTGATTGCCGCGTTGGCGGCGGGGTCTGCTGTGGCCCAACAGGCCGCTGATGCGGTTCAGCCCGAAGCCACGACAACGGGTGGCTTTGCCGCGATGTCGCGGCAGGTTGCAGTCGCACTGAAAGCCAAGGATGACGGCCTGCCCGTTACGGGCCAGACGTGGATGGTAGCCGCAGCAAATCCCCACGCAGTGCAGGCGGGTGCGGATGTGCTGGCCGCAGGTGGCACCGCGGCGGATGCGCTGGTGGCGGTCCAAGCGGTGCTGGGTCTGGTCGAGCCGCAAAGCTCGGGTCTGGGCGGTGGGGCGTTTCTGGTGTGGTACGATGCTGACAGTGACGCGCTGACCACGCTGGGCGGGCGGGAAACCGCCCCTCTGGCGGCCACGCCCACGCGGTTTCAGGATGCAAATGGCGAACCACTAAAGTTTTATGATGCCGTCGTGGGCGGGCTGTCTGTCGGCGTGCCCGGAACGCCCGCACTGCTGGCCACGGCGCAGGCGAAATGGGGCACCGGCGACTGGGCCGACCTGTTGCAGCCCGCGATTGCGCTGGCTCAGGGCGGCTTTGACGTTTCGCCGCGTCTGGCCGGTCTGGTGGCCGCCGATGCCGACCGTCTGGCACAGTTCGAGACGACGGCCAGCTATTTCCTGCCGGACGGGCAGCCGGTGCAAGCAGGCCAGCGCCTGACCAATGTGGCCTATGCCGATACGCTGTTGGCGTTGGCGGCGGACCCCGATGCCTTTTACACCGGTGCCATTGCCCAAGACATTGTAGACACGGTGAACGCTGCGGTGCCTTCGGGCGGCTTGCTGACGACGCTGGATTTCAGCCTCTATACCACCCGCGAACGCGCGGCTGTCTGCGCGCCGTTTCAGGACCACGAGGTTTGTGGCATGGGACCGCCGTCTTCTGGTGCGCTGACGGTGGGGCAGATATTGGGGATGCTCGACCATTACGATCTGGCGGCGCTTGGCCCTGCGGACCCTCAGGCGTGGCGGTTGATTGGCGATGCCTCGCGTTTGGCTTTTGCTGATCGGGGCCGCTATATGGCGGACAGTGATTTTGTGCCGATGCCCACCAAAGGGCTGGTCGATCCGGCCTATCTGGCGGAGCGGGCCAAGCTGCTGGCGGGCGATGATGCGCTGCCCGAAGTTAGCCCCGGCAATCCCGAGTGGGATCATGCGATGATCTGGGCAGATGACGAAAGCATCGAACTGCCCTCGACCTCGCATATCTCGATCGTGGACAGCTTTGGCAATGTGGCGTCGATGACGACGACCATCGAAAACGGGTTCGGGTCGCGGTTGATGGTGCGGGGCTTTTTACTGAACAACGAGCTGACCGATTTCAGCTTTCGCACCCACAGCGATGGCGTGCCGATCGCCAACCGGCTGGAGCCGGGCAAGCGGCCACGGTCGTCGATGGCACCGACCATCGTGATGAAGGATGGTGCACCCGTGCTGGCCATCGGCAGCCCCGGCGGCAGTCGCATCATTGGCTATGTGGCGCAGGCGATCATCGCGCATCTGGCTTGGGGTATGGATGTGCAGCAGGCGGTGGCGATGCCCCATGCGGTGAACCGCTTTGGTGCCTATGACCTCGAGGCGGATACCACCGCCGCCGAGTTGCAAGGGCCACTGGGCGAGATGGGTTTTGACGTGGGCACGCGGGAACTGAATTCGGGCCTGCATGCAATTGCAATTGGCGATGGCCTGACGGGTGGCGCCGATCCGCGCCGCGAAGGCATCGCACTGGGAGACTAA
- a CDS encoding 2-hydroxyacid dehydrogenase, whose product MAKERLSVVVTRRLPEAVEARLSELFDTTLREDDTPMTREELSKAMKTTDVLVPTITDQIDAAMIAQAGDRLKLIANYGAGVDNIDVATARQRGVLVSNTPGVLTDDTADMTMGLILAVTRRMPEGLAAMQSGTWQGWAPTAFLGGRIAGRRLGILGMGRIGQAVARRAAAFGMQVHYHNRRRLRTEIEEALQATYWDSLDQMVARMDVLCVNCPSTPSTFHLMNARRLKLMKPDAVLVNTSRGEVVDENALTRMLRSGDIAGAGLDVYENGTDINPRLRELPNVVLLPHMGSATRESRLEMGEKVIINIKTFDDGHRPPDQVVPSML is encoded by the coding sequence ATGGCAAAGGAACGTCTGAGTGTTGTCGTTACGCGACGGTTGCCCGAAGCGGTCGAAGCACGGCTGAGCGAATTATTCGATACCACCTTGCGCGAGGACGACACGCCTATGACGCGTGAGGAATTGTCCAAGGCTATGAAAACGACGGACGTTCTGGTGCCGACGATTACCGACCAGATTGACGCCGCGATGATCGCGCAAGCCGGTGACAGGCTGAAACTGATCGCGAATTATGGTGCGGGGGTGGACAATATTGATGTCGCCACGGCCCGCCAACGCGGCGTGCTGGTGTCAAACACCCCCGGAGTGTTGACCGATGATACCGCCGATATGACGATGGGGCTGATTCTGGCCGTGACGCGCCGGATGCCCGAAGGGCTGGCTGCCATGCAATCGGGTACATGGCAGGGCTGGGCACCGACCGCTTTTCTGGGCGGACGTATCGCCGGCCGCCGTCTGGGAATTCTGGGTATGGGGCGCATCGGTCAGGCTGTGGCCCGCCGTGCCGCTGCTTTTGGCATGCAGGTGCATTACCACAACCGCCGCCGCCTGCGCACCGAGATCGAAGAGGCCCTGCAAGCGACCTATTGGGACAGTCTGGACCAGATGGTGGCCCGCATGGATGTGCTGTGCGTCAACTGTCCGTCGACGCCATCGACATTCCATCTGATGAACGCGCGCCGGTTGAAGCTGATGAAGCCCGATGCGGTTCTGGTGAACACATCGCGTGGCGAAGTGGTGGACGAGAACGCACTGACGCGCATGCTGCGGTCGGGGGACATCGCCGGTGCGGGGCTGGACGTCTACGAGAATGGCACCGACATCAACCCGCGCCTGCGCGAACTGCCCAATGTGGTGTTGCTGCCGCATATGGGGTCGGCCACGCGGGAAAGCCGGTTGGAGATGGGCGAGAAGGTGATCATCAATATCAAAACCTTCGACGACGGTCATCGCCCGCCGGATCAGGTTGTGCCGTCCATGCTTTGA
- a CDS encoding SH3 domain-containing protein encodes MAGFLKRIQTGVVCAAFALQLGTIGSAQAADKGQVTNLPLPRFVSMKAAEGNVRRGPSLTHRIDWVFKRRDMPLQITAEHGHWRRVEDRDGLGGWVHYSLLSGTRTVIVEQDMMALHSRPDPEAPTAAVLENGVIARLGECVPEWCWLTAGGYRGWAPKSRLWGVTPDEIHE; translated from the coding sequence ATGGCAGGATTCCTGAAAAGAATTCAAACGGGTGTGGTCTGTGCGGCATTCGCGCTGCAACTGGGCACCATTGGCAGCGCACAGGCAGCAGACAAAGGACAGGTGACAAACCTGCCCCTGCCCCGCTTTGTTTCGATGAAAGCCGCCGAAGGCAACGTGCGGCGCGGACCGTCGCTGACGCACCGGATCGACTGGGTGTTCAAACGCCGCGATATGCCTTTGCAGATCACCGCTGAGCACGGCCACTGGCGTCGCGTCGAAGACCGCGACGGGCTGGGAGGCTGGGTGCATTATTCGCTACTGTCAGGCACACGCACCGTGATCGTCGAACAGGACATGATGGCCCTACACAGCCGCCCCGACCCCGAGGCACCCACCGCAGCGGTATTGGAAAACGGTGTGATCGCGCGGCTGGGCGAATGTGTCCCCGAATGGTGCTGGCTGACGGCAGGCGGCTATCGTGGCTGGGCCCCCAAATCACGGCTTTGGGGTGTGACCCCTGACGAAATCCACGAGTGA